The following are from one region of the Silurus meridionalis isolate SWU-2019-XX chromosome 25, ASM1480568v1, whole genome shotgun sequence genome:
- the LOC124379364 gene encoding immunoglobulin lambda-1 light chain-like isoform X2, with the protein MKADSGSVLHSADHTAIMLLSICTLLPALALVSSQKVVTQKPSVRTQEKGNTVTMDCNIAKDESNYVSWYKQIPQEAPQFVLRFYHSHSSPDLYGDNFSSTRFTSKASTNIDYQLIIRNVEVGDSAVYYCGTWDSSAKEEIFGQGTKLIVSDAALPAPVLNLLPPSSEELKSTKATLVCLANDVAGGFADVRWLVNGNPVTSGVITGSAQQQANKKFSLSSYLTIDSSEWENDKVITCEVSAGGKAASVKIKKSECSE; encoded by the exons ATGAAAGCTGACTCGGGTTCTGTTCTTCACTCTGCTGATCACACTGCCATCATGCTGCTCAGCATCTGCACTCTGCTCCCTGCTCTGGCAT TGGTCAGTTCACAGAAAGTGGTGACGCAAAAGCCTTCGGTTCGAACACAGGAGAAGGGAAACACCGTCACTATGGACTGTAACATCGCAAAGGATGAGAGCAACTATGTCTCCTGGTACAAACAGATTCCTCAAGAAGCTCCACAGTTTGTGTTGAGATTTTATCATTCTCACAGTTCTCCTGATCTATATGGAGACAACTTTTCTTCCACACGTTTCACATCTAAAGCCTCAACAAACATCGACTATCAGTTAATAATCCGTAATGTAGAGGTGGGAGATTCAGCAGTGTATTACTGTGGAACATGGGACAGCTCTGCTAAAGAGGAGA TATTCGGCCAAGGAACAAAGCTGATCGTCAGCG ACGCTGCTCTCCCGGCTCCTGTTCTGAACCTTCTTCCTCCGTCCAGTGAAGAGCTGAAGTCTACAAAAGCCACTCTGGTGTGTTTGGCCAACGACGTGGCCGGTGGTTTTGCTGATGTGCGTTGGCTCGTGAACGGGAACCCGGTCACCAGTGGAGTCATCACCGGCTCTGCACAGCAGCAAGCCAATAAGAAATTCTCCCTGAGCAGCTATTTGACCATCGACAGCTCCGAGTGGGAAAACGACAAAGTCATAACGTGTGAAGTGTCTGCTGGAGGAAAAGCCGCATCGGTGAAGATCAAGAAGTCTGAATGCAGTGAATGA
- the LOC124379364 gene encoding immunoglobulin lambda-1 light chain-like isoform X3 produces MLLSICTLLPALALVSSQKVVTQKPSVRTQEKGNTVTMDCNIAKDESNYVSWYKQIPQEAPQFVLRFYHSHSSPDLYGDNFSSTRFTSKTSTNIDYQLIIRNVEVGDSAVYYCGTRDDSTSGYVFGQGTKLIVSDAALPAPVLNLLPPSSEELKSTKATLVCLANDVAGGFADVRWLVNGNPVTSGVITGSAQQQANKKFSLSSYLTIDSSEWENDKVITCEVSAGGKAASVKIKKSECSE; encoded by the exons ATGCTGCTCAGCATCTGCACTCTGCTCCCTGCTCTGGCAT TGGTCAGTTCACAGAAAGTGGTGACGCAAAAGCCTTCGGTTCGAACACAGGAGAAGGGAAACACCGTCACTATGGACTGTAACATCGCAAAGGATGAGAGCAACTATGTCTCCTGGTACAAACAGATTCCTCAAGAAGCTCCACAGTTTGTGTTGAGATTTTATCATTCTCACAGTTCTCCTGATCTATATGGAGACAACTTTTCTTCCACACGTTTCACATCTAAAACCTCAACAAACATCGACTATCAGTTAATAATCCGTAATGTAGAGGTGGGAGATTCAGCAGTGTATTACTGTGGAACGAGGGATGACTCTACTAGTGGGTAC GTATTCGGCCAAGGAACAAAGCTAATCGTCAGCG ACGCTGCTCTCCCGGCTCCTGTTCTGAACCTTCTTCCTCCGTCCAGTGAAGAGCTGAAGTCTACAAAAGCCACTCTGGTGTGTTTGGCCAACGACGTGGCCGGTGGTTTTGCTGATGTGCGTTGGCTCGTGAACGGGAACCCGGTCACCAGTGGAGTCATCACCGGCTCTGCACAGCAGCAAGCCAATAAGAAATTCTCCCTGAGCAGCTATTTGACCATCGACAGCTCCGAGTGGGAAAACGACAAAGTCATAACGTGTGAAGTGTCTGCTGGAGGAAAAGCCGCATCGGTGAAGATCAAGAAGTCTGAATGCAGTGAATGA
- the LOC124379364 gene encoding immunoglobulin lambda-1 light chain-like isoform X1, which produces MVLIMTGSTSLQSLLYLLLTLIISSLSTRVPSHTDTMLPALCSLFTALSCVSGVTVVTQKPPVLTLTQGQTATMDCNLGTVTGSAAGFYKQVLGGVPQYVLRNYHGWSSPSYGSGFSSPKFTSSHSSQSDYKLIISNVEVGDSAVYYCNTWDSSANEVVFGQGTKLIVSDAALPAPVLNLLPPSSEELKSTKATLVCLANDVAGGFADVRWLVNGNPVTSGVITGSAQQQANKKFSLSSYLTIDSSEWENDKVITCEVSAGGKAASVKIKKSECSE; this is translated from the exons ATGGTGTTAATAATGACAGGAAG CACGTCCCTGCAGTCTCTCCTTTATCTGCTCCTCACGCTGATCATCTCTTCACTCAGCACCAGAGTCCCATCACACACGGACACCATGCTGCCAGCGCTCTGCTCTCTCTTCACTGCTCTCTCAT GTGTCAGTGGTGTGACTGTGGTGACGCAGAAGCCTCCTGTTCTCACACTGACTCAGGGACAGACGGCCACCATGGACTGTAATCTGGGGACTGTTACTGGTAGTGCGGCAGGCTTTTATAAACAGGTTCTTGGAGGAGTTCCTCAGTATGTTTTGAGGAATTATCATGGCTGGAGCTCTCCTTCCTATGGGTCTGGTTTCTCGTCTCCTAAATTCACATCATCACACTCCTCTCAATcagattataaattaataatcagTAATGTAGAGGTGGGAGATTCAGCAGTGTATTACTGTAACACATGGGACAGCTCTGCTAACGAAGTC GTATTCGGCCAAGGAACAAAGCTAATCGTCAGCG ACGCTGCTCTCCCGGCTCCTGTTCTGAACCTTCTTCCTCCGTCCAGTGAAGAGCTGAAGTCTACAAAAGCCACTCTGGTGTGTTTGGCCAACGACGTGGCCGGTGGTTTTGCTGATGTGCGTTGGCTCGTGAACGGGAACCCGGTCACCAGTGGAGTCATCACCGGCTCTGCACAGCAGCAAGCCAATAAGAAATTCTCCCTGAGCAGCTATTTGACCATCGACAGCTCCGAGTGGGAAAACGACAAAGTCATAACGTGTGAAGTGTCTGCTGGAGGAAAAGCCGCATCGGTGAAGATCAAGAAGTCTGAATGCAGTGAATGA